Below is a window of Bifidobacterium asteroides DNA.
ACCTTGCCGATGGCGTTCAGGAGGGGGTTGAGCCCTGTGGCGGCGTTGATGTCTCCCGCGTCGATCATGTCGGGGGTCAGGGCCAGGCCTTTGATGCCGGCTTCGTCGCCCTGCAGGAGGAGCCTGTCAGCCTTGTCGGTGATGGCCTTGACCATGCCGGCCTGGATGAGGCTGGTGGTCTGCGTGTAGTCGGCGGCTTCGTTGCTGATGGGGTGAGGATGGCGATCTTGTGGGTGTGCACGTACATTTCGCTCAGGTCGGGGTCGGTTTCCGTGATCCTGGTGCCTTCGGCGACGATGGCCGCGTCCAGCCCGTCCTTGATGTAGGGGATGCGGGCCACGGGCCCGTCGCCGCTGATGGTGCCGCCGACGCTGGTCTGGCTGAAGATGAGCGCGTCGGGCGCGATGGTCTTGGCCGGGTAGAAGGTGGAGCCGGGCCACAGGCCTTCCTTGCCGGTGCCGGTGGTGATGATGTTGGCGTTGTCCGTCATGGTGGTGTTCCTGTTCCGCATGGCGCGTCGGGAACCTGTCCGGGTATGCGGCGGCCATGCTCATGCTGGTTGATGAGTCGATGTTCATGTTCCCGCGCCGGTCTCCCTGGACCCTGGCGCGGCTGGCATGGCCTGCACGCCGCTGAAATTATGTATAAGGTGAGGCATCCGCATGGCCTGCACACAGACACCTCGCCTTATACTCCTCGCGGCCGGCATGGCGCGGGCGCGTTCCACGAGTATGTGGTCGTAGACCATGGGCCGGCCGGGGTGCAGGCTGGTCACGCATTACTTTGCCGCGGTCTTCCTTGAACTCAGCCAAGCACCGGGCCAAGCGCAAACGTGCCGGAACGGTGGCGAACAAGCTTCTATGACAGGTGCCTCAGGTAGAAGGTCAATTAAGTACTCCCCCGACTCAAGCGGAACCAATATCAGTCGCAGCAAAGCATTCCTCAAGCTGGATATGACGGAATCATACAGAGATGCAGCCGGGCGGCGGGGGAAGGGGATCTTAGAGGCAGTAAGTACATACCGGACGCACTTAGACAACAGATTTTAGAGAGGTAGTTGAGGACTGCCAGAGTTTGAAATATGGGCTGAAAACATCAAGTATCAATTGATACCGTTCCGAACTAAAGACATATGTGCTTCCACGATGAGGCGACGTGCAACTGAACGCAATAACGGAGACGGACATAAATACCTGGAACGATGATTCCGACAAAGGCGAAGTACCTTGCAAGTTCAGGACAAACCGCAAATCCAAGCCACTGTCCTCTAGCATTCACAACATAGTGTAAGTTACTTTTGGTAGCTTGTTCCAATATGAGAGGTGGCTACTAAACACCTGTGGCTTACTATCGACCCACTGTCGGGAATCAAACTCCCACGCAAACAGATCACAGATGAAACGGTGTATCTGACATATGTAGAAGCTGAAGACCTGGCAGAGGAAGCAGACAAGATCGATCTACCTATGTCGGATACCTTGGTTCGATTCCTCGCATACGTAAGTCTGTGGATCTGCGAAGCAACAGCACTGAAAGACTCAGATCTAGACTTCAAGAAGCGGCGGGTCAGCGTTCTATGAACCTGAGTGGAAGACAACAAAGGCAGACAGGTCCTAGGATTCCAAAACATGGGGACGCAGGCGGGTAGCGATTCCCTTTTTCCTTGTTCAGGGCAGCCCCCGAAGCCTTCGTTTTCCGAACCAAACACGAAGAACACATCAACATAAAGAACTGGTATAACCGCATCTGGGTGAAAGCGGTGGCCGGGAGCGGACTTGAGATACCTGGGCTCACAATACATAGTCTCCGCCACACTTTCGCATCTCTATCCATCGCTGCAGGGGCAGACGTGAAAACGGTCCAGAACGCCTTGGGTCATGCGGACGCCAGCATAACCCTGAATGTGTATACGTCGCTCTGGCCTGACCATCTGGATGAAGTGGCCGAGATCATGGAACAGCAGCGAGACAGGCAACTGAACTAAAGCATTTTCGCCCGTCGTGTCTAATCGTGTCTGAAAGGGAGTGATCCTGATATTAAATAACCCTTGGAAGCTAATGTTTCCAAGGGTTTCTTGTGCGCCAGACAGGATTCGAACCTGCAACCTGCTGATCCGTAGTCAGCTGCTCTAATCCGTTGGGCTACTGGCGCAAGTCATCTTGACGAGGAACTCGTTTTTGACAACTCATTTATATTACCGCAGTTGTGGATTCTGTCCAGTCTGGTGTGTCGCGTGGAAAGCGGGAAGCCACAGCCTTCAGACCGACTGTGACCAAGACAGCCAGAGCAGATATTCCACATTGCCATGGGCTCCCGTTATGGGAGATGGCATGGTAGCACGGACAGCAAATCCATGCTCACGTGCACAGGCCAAGACCCGCTCCAACGCCTCCTGCCTGCGGTCCTCGTCAGTCACAATGCCATGATGGCCCAGCAGGCTGCGTCCCACCTCGAACTGGGGCTTGACCAGCAGCAGACAGTTGGCAGCAGGTGCCAGCAAGGCAGGTAGGACGGGAATGACA
It encodes the following:
- a CDS encoding tyrosine-type recombinase/integrase, coding for MFRAAPEAFVFRTKHEEHINIKNWYNRIWVKAVAGSGLEIPGLTIHSLRHTFASLSIAAGADVKTVQNALGHADASITLNVYTSLWPDHLDEVAEIMEQQRDRQLN